In Bremerella alba, one DNA window encodes the following:
- a CDS encoding pilus assembly protein TadG-related protein codes for MRRNTGKKARCGKVLVFLAVLLPTLFTLLLLVLDGSNLTASFRDVQQVADTAALSGADELFFGSTASEVEQVAREFAEANVSTTSATIEVNCPPLSGNFAGSSNHVEVILRDAVRNSFGSSSLGNEETTISARSVAGLKAVTDDSAIIVLDDDPPPFALSPVLPIVPSLPAILGGMEVLGIGRVTVDGAVIVNTDWGGVDEHGDNVGENGLPPYGISCLPILPLAKLAATDIRTTGGVDRLQNYSKYGGSGADSVLQAKRRPVPDPFRGIPVPTVSSDPSNVKADFHGGRTIVGLPLIGPPIKLRPGVYEWITVLTGRVEFEPGVYIIRNSDPLTQISLTILAGQVQADGVMFYITDNAGYSPNSGSPDAFDGETRPDDGGLLADVLGLLPSAVVNVGLLGSDIRPISDSGSPFDGFSFYQRRMDRRPMVFVQENLLGNGSLEGNIYSKWGHVILAGKGTFDARFVVGTLRIIALLNMDIRPSVDLPPAYDVYLAE; via the coding sequence ATGAGACGTAACACAGGTAAAAAGGCACGCTGTGGCAAGGTTCTGGTCTTTCTGGCCGTTCTACTGCCAACGCTCTTTACCCTTTTGCTGTTAGTTCTCGATGGAAGTAACTTGACGGCCAGTTTTCGCGACGTCCAGCAAGTGGCCGATACGGCAGCTTTATCTGGGGCAGACGAACTTTTCTTCGGTTCGACGGCGAGCGAAGTAGAGCAGGTCGCTCGAGAGTTTGCCGAGGCAAACGTCTCGACCACCAGTGCTACGATTGAAGTCAACTGTCCTCCTTTATCTGGAAATTTCGCAGGCTCTTCCAATCATGTGGAAGTGATCTTGCGTGACGCGGTACGCAATTCCTTTGGCTCGAGTAGCCTCGGGAATGAAGAGACCACCATCAGTGCCCGATCGGTGGCAGGCCTGAAGGCAGTTACCGACGACTCGGCGATCATCGTGTTGGATGACGATCCACCACCGTTCGCCTTGTCGCCGGTGCTGCCTATTGTGCCTTCCTTGCCGGCGATTCTCGGCGGGATGGAAGTCTTAGGCATTGGGCGAGTCACCGTCGATGGCGCGGTGATCGTGAACACTGACTGGGGTGGTGTCGATGAGCATGGCGATAACGTGGGAGAAAATGGTCTTCCGCCCTACGGTATTTCTTGTTTGCCGATCCTTCCTTTGGCAAAACTTGCCGCCACCGATATCCGCACCACAGGAGGAGTCGATCGACTGCAGAACTATTCTAAATACGGAGGCTCTGGGGCCGATTCAGTTCTTCAGGCAAAGCGGCGCCCGGTGCCTGATCCGTTTCGAGGAATTCCAGTGCCAACCGTTTCTTCCGATCCTTCGAATGTGAAAGCAGACTTTCATGGCGGCCGAACAATTGTGGGCCTTCCTTTAATTGGGCCGCCCATCAAGCTAAGGCCCGGCGTGTATGAATGGATTACCGTCTTAACGGGCCGCGTCGAATTTGAACCAGGTGTCTACATTATTCGAAACTCAGATCCCCTCACGCAGATTTCGCTGACGATCTTAGCGGGGCAGGTCCAGGCAGATGGCGTCATGTTTTACATCACTGATAATGCGGGATACTCTCCTAACTCGGGCTCGCCGGACGCTTTCGATGGTGAAACACGACCGGATGATGGTGGTCTGCTTGCGGATGTGCTCGGACTCTTGCCTTCTGCAGTGGTTAATGTTGGCTTGCTAGGAAGCGATATCAGGCCGATCAGCGACTCGGGTAGTCCTTTTGATGGCTTCTCGTTCTACCAGCGTCGTATGGATCGTCGTCCGATGGTATTCGTTCAGGAGAATTTACTCGGCAATGGTAGCCTGGAGGGGAATATCTATTCCAAATGGGGGCATGTCATATTGGCAGGAAAAGGGACATTTGATGCCCGATTCGTTGTCGGGACATTGCGAATTATAGCCTTGCTTAATATGGACATACGTCCTTCGGTTGACCTGCCACCGGCGTATGATGTCTATCTGGCTGAATAG
- a CDS encoding TadE/TadG family type IV pilus assembly protein, whose amino-acid sequence MNQKSIKLRKCLHGATLVETALVLMILFVTIFGIFEFGMAAVRQNMLDEAAHRLARAGAIRGEDSSLGHWGPSAISASLNTQTDLVAEIGPAAYMLDTSRVNVEMSWEDDLATTNSELTVWVTCDQPLLLGTLWGMDSILLSSRAVERIE is encoded by the coding sequence ATGAACCAGAAATCCATCAAGTTAAGAAAATGCCTGCATGGCGCCACATTGGTCGAGACGGCCCTGGTGCTCATGATCTTGTTTGTCACGATCTTTGGGATATTCGAGTTCGGAATGGCGGCCGTTCGACAGAACATGCTGGACGAAGCCGCCCATCGGCTCGCCCGGGCCGGAGCGATCCGCGGCGAAGATTCGTCTTTGGGGCACTGGGGACCGAGTGCCATTTCAGCATCGTTGAATACCCAAACGGACTTGGTCGCCGAAATCGGACCGGCCGCCTATATGCTGGATACCAGTCGTGTGAACGTTGAAATGTCTTGGGAGGATGATTTGGCAACCACGAACTCCGAACTGACCGTTTGGGTGACTTGCGATCAGCCGTTACTGTTAGGAACACTTTGGGGGATGGATTCGATATTACTCTCCAGTCGTGCTGTTGAACGCATCGAGTAG
- a CDS encoding TadE/TadG family type IV pilus assembly protein, with translation MKSTRRNQLNGLAATELAICLPLLFATTMFCVQLAQGYHIKSVANQAAWRAIRYASTTQFDEDEVEQWEADVLSEAVEELSQLTAFNPDNLIIDLETTEIDERVVIEMEMHLTIDSPMQLLPGDFEIRRNLRIRQYR, from the coding sequence ATGAAATCAACACGACGTAATCAATTGAATGGACTGGCCGCCACCGAGTTGGCGATCTGTTTGCCGCTGCTGTTTGCTACGACGATGTTTTGCGTGCAACTTGCCCAGGGATATCACATCAAGTCTGTCGCCAATCAGGCGGCCTGGCGAGCGATTCGCTATGCCAGTACGACGCAATTCGATGAGGACGAAGTGGAGCAGTGGGAGGCCGATGTTTTGTCTGAGGCGGTGGAGGAATTATCGCAACTAACGGCTTTTAATCCTGACAACCTCATTATCGATTTGGAAACAACAGAGATCGACGAACGTGTCGTAATCGAAATGGAAATGCATCTAACGATTGACTCGCCGATGCAATTATTGCCAGGCGATTTTGAAATTCGTCGCAACCTAAGAATTCGGCAGTATCGATGA